In the Bifidobacterium catenulatum PV20-2 genome, one interval contains:
- a CDS encoding isopeptide-forming domain-containing fimbrial protein, which yields MKKAINALVAVFATVAMAVAGFVGAGSALAAEATNTITGPSNGHTYEVYQIFTCELTNGKLSNIKWGSATAKNGTAVTDEELKAITDLASKSEDNNAQATANSIAQYLKTNAQPTTTITDTNASAQVPAGYYLIKDKAGTIPNGQTATTYIVTVAGDVTIKPKSDVPSFEKKLKDKNDTEGTTTGWQDSADYDFGDAVPFKLEGTVASNYADYTKYYFAFHDVEEPGLTFNKDSVKVYVDDTEITEGYQLVTDGLTDGCTFEVKFADLKTIKAVKAGSKIRVEYTSTLNEHANLGQQGNVNKAKLQFSNNPNDSQGGENGPTGNTPWDNVIVFTYKVVVNKVNKGQQPLEGAAFKLEKKQSNGTYQTVKDFAPDVTDSNKPTSFEFKGLDDGDYKLSETKTPAGYNTIQPITFTVTAEHDIEWTTKDRADVLTELSGDVASGEIHFTANKSEGSLTTNVVNKPGSSLPETGGMGTIVLYVAGAALVVAAGAYFTLKKKCTR from the coding sequence ATGAAGAAGGCAATCAACGCCCTCGTTGCGGTGTTCGCCACCGTGGCCATGGCAGTTGCCGGTTTCGTGGGCGCGGGCTCCGCGCTTGCGGCCGAAGCCACCAACACCATCACCGGACCGTCCAACGGCCACACCTATGAGGTCTACCAGATCTTCACCTGCGAACTGACCAACGGCAAGCTGTCCAACATCAAGTGGGGTTCCGCCACCGCAAAGAACGGTACCGCCGTCACTGATGAGGAACTGAAAGCAATCACTGATCTGGCCTCCAAATCGGAGGACAACAACGCCCAAGCGACCGCGAACAGCATCGCACAATACCTCAAGACTAATGCTCAGCCGACCACGACCATCACCGATACCAACGCTTCCGCCCAAGTGCCGGCAGGCTACTACCTGATCAAAGACAAGGCGGGCACCATTCCCAACGGTCAGACCGCCACCACCTACATCGTGACTGTCGCAGGCGACGTGACCATCAAGCCAAAGTCCGACGTTCCGTCCTTCGAGAAGAAGCTGAAAGACAAGAACGACACTGAAGGCACCACTACTGGCTGGCAGGACTCCGCCGATTACGACTTCGGTGATGCGGTCCCGTTCAAGCTTGAGGGAACCGTCGCCTCCAACTACGCCGACTACACCAAGTACTACTTCGCCTTCCACGATGTCGAGGAACCGGGCCTGACCTTCAACAAAGACTCCGTCAAGGTCTACGTTGACGATACTGAAATCACTGAGGGCTACCAACTTGTGACTGACGGCTTGACCGATGGCTGCACCTTCGAGGTCAAGTTCGCCGATCTGAAGACCATCAAGGCTGTCAAGGCTGGTTCCAAGATCCGCGTCGAATACACCTCCACGCTGAACGAGCATGCCAACCTTGGCCAGCAGGGCAATGTCAACAAGGCCAAGCTGCAGTTCTCCAACAACCCGAACGACTCCCAAGGCGGCGAGAACGGTCCGACTGGCAACACCCCATGGGACAACGTCATCGTCTTCACCTACAAGGTCGTTGTGAACAAGGTCAACAAGGGCCAGCAGCCGCTCGAAGGTGCCGCCTTCAAGCTTGAAAAGAAGCAGTCCAATGGCACCTATCAGACCGTGAAAGACTTCGCTCCTGACGTCACTGATTCGAATAAGCCGACCTCGTTCGAATTCAAGGGTCTTGATGATGGCGATTACAAGCTGTCCGAGACCAAGACTCCGGCCGGCTACAACACCATCCAGCCAATCACCTTCACCGTGACCGCTGAGCATGACATCGAATGGACCACCAAAGATCGTGCGGACGTCCTGACCGAACTGAGCGGCGACGTGGCTTCCGGCGAGATCCACTTCACCGCTAACAAGTCCGAGGGCTCCCTGACCACCAACGTGGTCAACAAGCCGGGCTCCTCGCTGCCGGAGACCGGCGGCATGGGCACCATCGTGCTGTACGTGGCGGGCGCGGCCCTGGTAGTCGCGGCTGGCGCATACTTCACCCTCAAAAAGAAGTGCACCCGCTGA
- a CDS encoding class C sortase gives MMSRHKTVKPKANIGSRIASLFFGTVLVAGLCLLSYPTIANWWNQLHQSKAVASYVAQAKDYSKQERKAMLAQARQYNTLLAKLALLSKTENENDRWVMTADEKLRYDSTLDVNGSGVMGYVTIPSIKVRLPIYHGTDEGILQIATGHIAGSSLPVGGPDTHAVVSGHTGLPSAKLFTGLDKLKKGDTFAFHVLDQTYTYQVDHITTVLPKDLSQLNIESGKDYATLVTCTPYGVNTHRLLVRGHRIPNPKTADNTDYDARIRLMSAVIITSVALVITAIIWWLVTITRGYFMEKNGMAVGENAITDKVNGGQHRHAGKRHE, from the coding sequence ATGATGAGTCGGCATAAAACGGTCAAACCCAAAGCCAACATCGGCTCCAGAATCGCATCCCTGTTCTTCGGGACGGTTCTGGTGGCCGGATTGTGCCTGCTCTCATATCCGACCATAGCCAACTGGTGGAACCAACTGCACCAGTCAAAAGCCGTGGCCTCCTATGTTGCCCAAGCCAAGGACTATTCCAAACAGGAACGCAAGGCGATGCTCGCGCAAGCGCGGCAATACAACACATTGCTCGCAAAGCTCGCGTTACTGAGCAAAACCGAGAACGAAAACGACCGTTGGGTCATGACCGCAGACGAGAAACTGCGCTACGACAGCACACTCGACGTCAACGGTTCGGGCGTGATGGGCTACGTGACCATACCCAGCATCAAAGTGAGACTGCCGATCTACCACGGCACAGACGAAGGCATTCTGCAGATCGCCACCGGACACATCGCCGGAAGCTCACTGCCGGTAGGCGGCCCGGACACGCATGCGGTCGTCTCCGGACACACCGGACTGCCAAGCGCCAAACTCTTCACCGGCTTGGACAAGCTCAAAAAAGGCGACACCTTCGCCTTCCACGTGCTCGACCAGACCTACACGTACCAAGTGGACCACATCACAACGGTCCTGCCAAAAGACCTCTCGCAACTCAACATCGAATCTGGCAAGGACTACGCGACCCTCGTCACCTGCACACCATACGGCGTGAACACGCACCGGCTGTTGGTGCGAGGCCACCGCATCCCGAACCCGAAAACCGCCGACAACACCGACTATGATGCCCGCATCAGACTGATGAGTGCGGTGATCATCACCTCTGTAGCGCTGGTAATCACCGCCATCATCTGGTGGCTCGTAACTATTACGCGCGGCTATTTCATGGAGAAGAACGGCATGGCCGTTGGTGAGAACGCAATAACGGATAAGGTGAACGGAGGACAACACAGGCATGCGGGAAAACGACATGAATGA
- a CDS encoding 1-acyl-sn-glycerol-3-phosphate acyltransferase, with translation MASKGKPSPRSAVKPLSDEQVAKLAQKHHLVDPTHDFPTGPRKANTAEIEAQNPKATHRLLTGCDVVLRNRSKVRAWGLEHVPETGPFITAATHVTMYDVFVPMVSLFHQGRRPRYMAKAEMAKWPLIGKWFQLVGMQPVQRRSGKAKAIEETSIEILTSGRPLTVWPEGTVTRDPQKWPMSMKNGVGMIALEASRRLGYQIPLYCAVTWGAASINHWWPWPRKNVVMCYDEALDYADLLADRDSWGEEVPEDLANELTRRIRVRMTEVMAEIRGEQAPDGYWDYRTMSRVKD, from the coding sequence ATGGCATCCAAAGGAAAACCGTCGCCGCGCTCCGCAGTGAAGCCGCTGAGCGACGAGCAAGTCGCAAAACTCGCGCAGAAGCATCATCTTGTAGACCCGACCCATGATTTTCCGACCGGTCCTCGCAAAGCCAACACCGCGGAAATCGAAGCGCAGAACCCTAAAGCCACGCATCGCCTGCTGACCGGCTGTGACGTGGTGCTGCGCAATCGCAGTAAAGTGCGCGCATGGGGGCTGGAGCATGTGCCGGAAACCGGTCCGTTCATCACCGCAGCAACCCATGTGACCATGTATGACGTGTTCGTGCCGATGGTCTCACTGTTCCACCAAGGCCGCCGCCCACGCTACATGGCCAAGGCGGAAATGGCCAAATGGCCGCTGATCGGCAAATGGTTCCAGCTGGTCGGTATGCAGCCGGTGCAGCGTCGTTCCGGCAAAGCCAAAGCCATCGAGGAAACCTCCATAGAAATCCTCACCTCCGGTCGACCCCTAACCGTATGGCCGGAAGGCACGGTGACGCGAGACCCGCAGAAATGGCCGATGAGCATGAAAAACGGCGTGGGCATGATCGCACTTGAGGCCTCACGCCGACTTGGCTACCAGATTCCGCTATATTGCGCGGTAACGTGGGGTGCGGCAAGTATCAACCATTGGTGGCCGTGGCCGCGTAAAAACGTGGTCATGTGCTACGACGAAGCGCTTGATTATGCGGATCTGCTCGCCGATCGCGATTCCTGGGGTGAGGAAGTGCCGGAAGATCTCGCCAACGAACTCACCCGACGCATCCGCGTGCGCATGACCGAAGTCATGGCCGAAATCCGCGGCGAACAAGCCCCCGACGGATATTGGGATTATCGCACGATGAGCCGAGTGAAGGACTGA
- a CDS encoding NAD(P)H-dependent glycerol-3-phosphate dehydrogenase: MTNVTVLGAGAWGTAFGQVLADAGNNVTMWAIEPEIVEGIRDHHHNGVRLPSVKVLPSNMTATGDRAEAVANADIVIVAIAAQFARVALAEFKGLIPETALVASLMKGIERTTGKRMDEVVMETLDLPADRFAAISGPNLSKQIADREPAATVVACENLDNARKIAAACTTDYFRAFVTRDVIGLEMCGSLKNVVALAVGMARGAGYGENTAAMIETRGLAELTALGEAAGADPKTFAGLAGVGDLIATCGSPLSRNYTFGSNLGKGLSVEEATKVSNGVAEGVPTADAVVALGKQYGVPTPLATAMSHVLSDGISCAQMLSELFGEGISEE; encoded by the coding sequence ATGACGAACGTGACGGTACTGGGCGCAGGAGCTTGGGGAACCGCTTTCGGTCAGGTGCTTGCCGATGCAGGCAACAATGTGACCATGTGGGCCATCGAACCGGAGATCGTGGAAGGCATTCGCGACCACCATCACAACGGTGTTCGCCTGCCCAGCGTGAAAGTGCTGCCAAGCAACATGACCGCCACTGGCGACCGTGCCGAAGCCGTAGCCAACGCCGACATTGTGATCGTGGCCATCGCCGCACAGTTCGCCCGCGTCGCGCTCGCCGAATTCAAGGGTCTGATTCCCGAAACCGCACTTGTCGCCTCGCTGATGAAAGGCATCGAACGCACCACCGGCAAGCGCATGGATGAAGTCGTTATGGAAACTCTCGACCTGCCGGCCGACCGCTTCGCCGCAATTTCCGGACCGAACCTGAGCAAGCAGATCGCCGACCGCGAGCCGGCCGCAACCGTGGTCGCCTGCGAAAATCTCGACAATGCGCGCAAGATCGCAGCCGCTTGCACCACCGACTATTTCCGTGCGTTCGTAACCCGCGACGTGATCGGCTTGGAAATGTGCGGATCGCTGAAGAATGTGGTCGCGCTGGCCGTGGGCATGGCCCGCGGTGCCGGCTACGGCGAAAACACCGCTGCCATGATCGAAACCCGCGGCCTGGCCGAGCTGACCGCCTTGGGCGAGGCAGCAGGCGCCGATCCGAAGACATTCGCCGGTTTGGCTGGCGTGGGCGACCTGATCGCCACCTGCGGATCCCCGTTGAGCCGCAACTACACGTTCGGTTCCAACCTGGGCAAGGGCCTGAGCGTTGAGGAAGCCACCAAGGTGAGCAACGGCGTGGCCGAAGGCGTGCCGACCGCCGATGCGGTAGTGGCGCTCGGCAAGCAGTATGGCGTGCCCACGCCGCTTGCCACCGCCATGAGCCACGTGCTTTCCGACGGCATCTCCTGCGCGCAAATGCTGTCCGAACTTTTCGGCGAAGGCATCAGCGAAGAATAA
- a CDS encoding D-alanine--D-alanine ligase family protein gives MAKQRIVVMYGGKADEHSISCISAAGVLRALDTDKFEAIEVGITKNGEWIVDGEDPRKWNMSEGLPTVEKTDSSKDVVLEVALGQDGFFAREDDGTLTSLGHVDAVLPVLHGPYGEDGTIQGLFEMMNVPYVGCGVLASAACMDKHYTKVLLAAAGIPVAPGITLDVRNYDAASEFATEADEMLAAVQQAGLQYPLFVKPSRAGSSFGVTKVEHEGNAAELAAAVFEASHHDWRVLVEQGVDAREIECAVLCPKAGEAPQASWPGEIVLDKRAEGDDQFYDFDSKYMNSDASHVEVPASLPEETLNRVRETAKKAFIAVDGAGLSRVDTFVTADGEVMVNEINTMPGFTPISMYPKAWEATGVSYTDLITTLIEGVLR, from the coding sequence ATGGCAAAACAGCGCATTGTAGTGATGTATGGCGGCAAAGCCGACGAGCATTCGATTTCCTGCATCTCTGCGGCGGGCGTGCTGCGCGCGTTGGATACTGACAAGTTCGAAGCCATTGAGGTGGGAATCACCAAGAACGGCGAGTGGATTGTGGACGGCGAGGATCCACGCAAGTGGAACATGAGCGAAGGTCTGCCGACGGTGGAGAAGACGGATTCCTCCAAAGATGTGGTGCTGGAGGTGGCACTCGGCCAGGATGGTTTCTTCGCTCGTGAAGACGACGGCACGCTGACTTCGCTTGGCCACGTGGACGCCGTGCTTCCGGTATTGCATGGTCCGTACGGTGAGGATGGCACGATTCAGGGCCTGTTCGAAATGATGAACGTGCCGTATGTTGGCTGCGGTGTGCTCGCTTCCGCCGCCTGCATGGACAAACATTATACGAAGGTATTGCTGGCTGCGGCCGGTATTCCCGTGGCTCCAGGCATCACGTTGGATGTGCGTAATTATGATGCCGCTTCCGAATTCGCCACCGAGGCGGACGAGATGCTTGCCGCGGTGCAGCAGGCCGGATTGCAGTACCCGCTGTTCGTGAAGCCGTCCCGCGCCGGTTCCAGCTTCGGCGTGACCAAGGTCGAACATGAGGGCAATGCGGCCGAGCTTGCCGCCGCAGTGTTCGAAGCGTCCCACCATGATTGGCGTGTGCTCGTGGAACAGGGCGTCGACGCGCGCGAAATCGAATGCGCCGTGCTCTGCCCGAAGGCCGGCGAGGCTCCGCAGGCCAGCTGGCCGGGCGAAATCGTGCTTGACAAGCGTGCCGAAGGCGACGACCAGTTCTATGATTTCGACAGCAAGTACATGAACTCCGACGCAAGCCATGTGGAAGTGCCCGCAAGCCTGCCGGAAGAAACTCTGAACCGCGTGCGCGAAACCGCCAAAAAAGCGTTCATCGCAGTCGACGGCGCCGGCCTGAGCCGTGTCGACACCTTCGTGACGGCCGACGGCGAAGTGATGGTCAACGAAATCAACACCATGCCGGGCTTCACCCCGATTTCCATGTATCCCAAGGCATGGGAGGCGACCGGCGTGAGCTACACCGACCTGATCACCACGCTGATCGAAGGCGTGCTGCGCTGA
- a CDS encoding ABC transporter substrate-binding protein, which yields MISLRKLAAGSLAAVLAFSMAACGSDSTDSSADSTSGKAVKVDEKSAKATSLADFGTMDDLVAAAEKEGQLNVIALPHNWSNYGEVINGFKKKYPNIKINELNPNASSKEEVDAAKTNKGTDAAPDVFDLGLAVASTSTDNFASYKVQAWDKIPDSVKDADGKYYADYTGIMSIGWNADKYGDINSLDDLMDPKFAGTVALNGKPAEAGAAFNGYLMINQLAGGDINDLQPGLDYCKKLKDAGNLTTIDVTDGTIDSGQTGVVMDWSYNQASYQKSLKEKGVNWKFKTFKNAQVVSYYNQAINVDAPHPAAARLWEEYLYTADAQNEWFKGGANPVLLDSMKEDGTVDQNTLKTAITIEGDPVTYTNDDSTRITEWLQNNWDKTIGN from the coding sequence ATGATTTCTCTGCGCAAACTGGCCGCCGGCTCCCTTGCGGCCGTTCTGGCTTTCTCCATGGCCGCCTGCGGATCGGACAGCACGGATTCCTCCGCTGATTCCACTTCCGGCAAGGCTGTGAAGGTTGATGAAAAGTCTGCAAAGGCTACTTCCTTGGCTGATTTCGGTACGATGGACGATCTGGTTGCCGCCGCCGAAAAGGAAGGCCAGCTCAACGTCATCGCACTTCCTCACAACTGGTCCAACTATGGTGAGGTTATCAACGGCTTCAAGAAGAAGTATCCGAACATTAAGATCAACGAGCTGAACCCGAACGCCTCCTCCAAGGAAGAAGTGGACGCAGCCAAGACCAACAAGGGCACCGACGCTGCTCCCGACGTGTTCGACCTCGGCTTGGCCGTGGCCTCCACCAGCACCGACAACTTCGCCTCCTACAAGGTGCAGGCTTGGGATAAGATCCCGGATTCCGTGAAGGATGCCGACGGCAAGTATTACGCCGACTATACCGGCATTATGTCGATCGGTTGGAACGCCGACAAGTACGGCGACATCAACAGCCTCGATGATCTGATGGATCCGAAGTTCGCGGGCACCGTGGCACTGAACGGCAAGCCTGCCGAAGCTGGCGCCGCATTCAACGGCTACCTCATGATCAATCAGCTCGCAGGTGGCGACATCAACGACCTGCAGCCGGGTCTCGACTACTGCAAGAAGCTTAAGGACGCTGGCAACCTCACCACCATTGACGTGACCGACGGAACCATCGACTCCGGCCAGACTGGCGTGGTGATGGACTGGAGCTACAACCAGGCCTCCTACCAGAAGAGCCTCAAGGAGAAGGGCGTGAACTGGAAGTTCAAGACCTTCAAGAACGCCCAGGTGGTCAGTTACTACAACCAGGCCATCAACGTGGACGCTCCGCACCCGGCCGCAGCACGCCTGTGGGAGGAATACCTGTACACCGCCGACGCTCAGAACGAATGGTTCAAGGGTGGCGCCAACCCGGTGCTCCTCGACTCCATGAAGGAAGACGGCACGGTTGACCAGAACACCCTGAAGACCGCCATCACCATCGAAGGCGATCCAGTGACCTATACCAACGACGATTCCACTCGCATCACCGAATGGCTCCAGAACAACTGGGACAAGACCATCGGCAACTGA
- a CDS encoding ABC transporter permease subunit, with amino-acid sequence MTAAITPKAGVIGGRNAREARGTRGNGPSATSDFATHRREIGTFVVTIPFFVYTACFLLAPTVIVIVGAFQDVDGGFTLNNFSKLFEANTIAAFATSILVSVISALIGAVVGAVASYALVIGSKPNGLLRRMVSAISSVLAQFGGVMLAFAFIATIGINGVGTMLIRQLTGLTVNPNWLSSLPGLITVYCYFQIPLMIIIFLPAVDSIRPQWREACESLGGNTFQYWTRVAGPILVPRFISALLLLFASAFSAYATAAALFSQRSILVPLMIQGAMRNEMDPNQQGFAQVLAFAMIIVVALVMMLSHAVEKKAGQWQ; translated from the coding sequence ATGACTGCAGCAATCACCCCCAAAGCGGGAGTCATCGGCGGACGTAACGCACGCGAAGCCCGCGGAACGCGAGGAAACGGCCCCTCCGCAACCTCCGATTTCGCCACGCATCGCCGCGAAATCGGTACATTCGTCGTGACCATCCCGTTCTTCGTCTACACCGCCTGCTTCCTGCTCGCGCCTACCGTTATCGTGATTGTCGGCGCATTCCAGGACGTCGACGGCGGATTTACCCTCAACAACTTCAGCAAACTCTTCGAAGCGAACACCATCGCCGCGTTCGCCACCTCCATTCTCGTTTCCGTGATCTCCGCACTCATCGGCGCGGTCGTGGGTGCGGTTGCCTCGTATGCGCTGGTGATTGGCAGCAAACCGAACGGACTGCTGCGCCGCATGGTCAGTGCCATTTCGTCGGTGCTCGCACAGTTCGGCGGCGTGATGCTCGCTTTCGCCTTCATCGCCACCATCGGTATCAACGGCGTCGGCACCATGCTGATCCGTCAGCTGACCGGACTGACCGTCAATCCGAACTGGTTGAGCTCCCTGCCTGGCCTAATCACGGTCTACTGCTACTTCCAGATTCCGTTGATGATTATCATCTTCCTGCCTGCGGTCGATTCGATTCGTCCGCAGTGGCGTGAGGCTTGCGAATCGCTCGGCGGTAACACATTCCAGTATTGGACGCGCGTTGCGGGGCCGATACTGGTTCCGCGTTTCATTTCCGCATTGCTGCTGCTGTTCGCCAGCGCGTTCTCCGCATATGCGACGGCCGCCGCATTGTTCTCACAGCGTTCGATTCTGGTGCCGCTTATGATTCAGGGCGCCATGCGCAACGAAATGGATCCGAATCAGCAGGGATTCGCGCAAGTGCTCGCCTTCGCGATGATCATCGTGGTTGCTCTGGTGATGATGCTGAGCCACGCTGTGGAAAAGAAGGCCGGACAATGGCAGTGA
- a CDS encoding ABC transporter permease, protein MAVNHTEAMPPQLRAARVRKQRVIKAIILTFTLLFLFVPLVSMFVFTIRHPLSGKWSLDPWIAIFTGDGSALGADLSTLWSGLGSSMGLCVVTVVIMLLLMVPTMVIVHIRSKQLERAIEWVATLPLTIPAIVLVVGLGPIYRWLSADVLSTNPIWLCFAYVILVMPFAFRALAVGLNSIDVKTLCEASRSLGASWPRVFFRVLIPNLWQSILSASFISIAVVLGEYTVASLLGRMNLQVALYQLGQSNSQISTAMSLLALLFGVILLVALDLISDALRKSTESNES, encoded by the coding sequence ATGGCAGTGAATCATACTGAAGCAATGCCCCCGCAGCTGCGTGCCGCCCGCGTGCGCAAGCAGCGCGTGATCAAGGCGATTATTCTCACGTTCACGCTGCTGTTCCTGTTCGTGCCACTGGTGTCTATGTTTGTGTTCACCATTCGACACCCGCTTTCCGGCAAGTGGAGTTTGGATCCGTGGATTGCGATTTTCACCGGCGATGGCAGCGCGCTTGGTGCTGACTTGTCCACATTGTGGAGCGGTCTTGGATCGTCCATGGGATTGTGTGTGGTGACTGTGGTCATCATGCTGCTGCTCATGGTACCCACCATGGTGATCGTGCACATTCGCTCCAAGCAGCTGGAACGCGCCATCGAATGGGTGGCCACCCTGCCGCTGACCATCCCCGCCATCGTGCTCGTAGTCGGCCTGGGGCCGATTTACCGTTGGCTAAGCGCCGACGTGCTCAGCACCAACCCGATCTGGCTGTGCTTCGCGTACGTTATTCTGGTGATGCCATTTGCATTCCGCGCGCTCGCTGTGGGCCTCAACTCCATTGACGTGAAAACGCTGTGCGAAGCATCCCGCTCGCTCGGAGCCTCCTGGCCGCGCGTGTTCTTCCGTGTGCTCATCCCCAACCTGTGGCAGTCGATCCTCTCTGCATCGTTCATCTCCATCGCCGTGGTGCTGGGCGAATACACCGTCGCATCGCTGCTTGGACGCATGAACCTGCAGGTGGCGCTCTACCAGCTTGGCCAATCCAACTCCCAAATCTCCACCGCCATGTCGCTGCTGGCACTACTGTTCGGCGTGATCCTGCTGGTAGCCCTCGATCTTATTTCCGACGCACTGCGTAAATCCACAGAAAGCAACGAATCATGA
- a CDS encoding ABC transporter ATP-binding protein: MTLADQKATIARTSEAFVNANPSAETVTRAAREVLNDSAERGGGVQMLNVDKIYPGATNKALDNFNLEINPGEMVVLLGGSGCGKSTALRSLAGLEDIQAGRILVGGQDVTGVPVNKRNMAMVFQAYSLFPHMTALQNVEFGLEIRGMGKTERRKQAMEKLELVGLADQAGKYTQQMSGGQQQRVALARALAVNPRVLLLDEPLSALDAKVRVQLRDEIRRIQLEAGTTTVFVTHDQEEALTVADRIGVMNHGCIEQIADPQTLYRRPASEYVATFIGLTNRLPGITNGEEAVVFGQRVPLLEASKRDASTVLVRPENLVITLAANDGNMVGEHGRVDMVHFLGALARVDLTVAAGVGHLPVTVQLPANELPAGLTVGSEVVVAPRPIAALAV; this comes from the coding sequence ATGACTCTCGCTGATCAGAAAGCAACCATCGCACGCACTTCGGAAGCGTTCGTAAACGCCAATCCGAGCGCCGAAACCGTAACCCGAGCCGCACGCGAAGTCCTCAACGACTCCGCGGAACGCGGCGGCGGCGTGCAAATGCTTAATGTAGACAAAATCTACCCAGGAGCCACCAACAAGGCGCTCGACAACTTCAACCTAGAAATCAATCCTGGTGAAATGGTCGTGCTGCTCGGTGGCTCCGGCTGCGGCAAATCCACCGCGCTGCGTTCCCTCGCAGGCTTGGAAGACATTCAGGCCGGCCGTATTCTCGTCGGCGGACAAGATGTGACTGGCGTGCCCGTCAACAAGCGAAACATGGCCATGGTGTTCCAGGCGTACTCGCTGTTCCCACACATGACCGCTCTGCAGAACGTGGAATTCGGGTTGGAAATCCGCGGCATGGGCAAGACGGAACGCCGTAAGCAGGCCATGGAGAAGCTGGAACTCGTAGGTCTTGCCGATCAGGCTGGCAAATACACGCAGCAGATGTCTGGCGGTCAGCAGCAGCGTGTGGCGCTCGCCCGCGCACTGGCCGTGAACCCCCGAGTGCTCCTGCTCGACGAGCCGCTTTCCGCACTTGACGCCAAAGTTCGTGTGCAGCTGCGCGACGAAATCCGCCGCATCCAGCTCGAAGCCGGCACCACCACCGTGTTCGTGACCCACGATCAGGAAGAAGCGCTCACCGTTGCCGACCGCATCGGCGTGATGAACCACGGATGTATCGAACAGATCGCCGACCCGCAGACGCTGTACCGCCGTCCGGCCAGCGAATACGTGGCCACCTTCATTGGCCTGACTAACCGGCTCCCCGGCATCACGAATGGTGAGGAAGCCGTGGTGTTTGGCCAGCGCGTGCCTCTGCTCGAAGCCTCCAAGCGCGACGCCTCCACCGTGCTCGTGAGGCCGGAAAACCTTGTGATCACTCTGGCCGCAAACGATGGCAACATGGTAGGCGAGCATGGTCGCGTCGACATGGTGCACTTCCTCGGTGCGCTCGCCCGCGTTGACTTGACGGTTGCCGCAGGTGTGGGCCACCTGCCCGTCACCGTGCAGCTGCCGGCCAATGAGCTTCCTGCCGGTCTGACGGTTGGATCCGAAGTGGTGGTGGCTCCGCGTCCGATCGCCGCGCTCGCCGTATGA